A single Dechloromonas denitrificans DNA region contains:
- a CDS encoding IS5 family transposase encodes MRPKGKHPSTGDLFQQPLVELINLKHPLVKLAELIDWSVFETRWAEFFPSRTGRPASSPRLIAGLLYLQHTFACSDEDLIWTWVENPYWQHFCGETYFQHEPPIAPSSMTRWRQRVGEEGVEWLLTETIEAARRGKVVKAKSFEKIIIDTTVMEKAVAYPTDSRLLERGRQHLVKLAGALGITLRQNYNREAPRLATQVGRYAHAKQYRRMKATLKSLRTIVGRVWRDIDRKLDQRDDVERAKAASILARVKRLLEQKPKNKNKLYSLHAPEVECISKGKARQPYEFGVKVTVATTHKEGLVVGMRSLPGNPYDGHTLPEAIEQVSILTAQKPKAVFVDKGYRGISVDGVTIWRNGQKRGVTPSIRKAIHRRSAVEPAIGHMKNDGKLRRNWLKGSLGDALNAVLCGAGILRAIRLFYVWMLCFAIAGAGRRPSSRPEFPRFAVI; translated from the coding sequence ATGCGTCCCAAAGGCAAACATCCCTCGACTGGCGACTTGTTTCAGCAGCCCCTGGTGGAACTGATCAATCTCAAGCACCCGCTGGTGAAATTGGCCGAGTTGATCGACTGGTCCGTATTCGAAACCCGCTGGGCGGAATTCTTTCCTTCGCGTACAGGGCGCCCAGCCAGTTCGCCGCGCCTGATCGCGGGTTTGCTCTACCTGCAACACACCTTTGCCTGTTCGGATGAGGATCTGATCTGGACATGGGTCGAGAACCCCTACTGGCAACACTTCTGCGGCGAAACCTACTTCCAGCATGAGCCGCCGATTGCCCCTTCTTCAATGACGCGCTGGCGCCAGCGGGTCGGTGAAGAAGGTGTTGAGTGGTTGCTGACCGAAACCATCGAAGCCGCCCGCCGAGGCAAGGTCGTCAAGGCAAAGAGTTTCGAGAAGATCATCATCGACACTACGGTGATGGAAAAGGCCGTGGCTTACCCGACGGATAGTCGCCTGCTCGAACGCGGCCGGCAGCATCTGGTGAAACTGGCTGGTGCCCTGGGCATCACCCTGCGCCAGAACTACAACCGCGAAGCGCCCAGGCTGGCTACACAGGTCGGACGTTACGCCCATGCCAAACAATACCGGCGCATGAAAGCCACGCTGAAATCCTTGCGGACCATCGTCGGGCGAGTCTGGCGCGACATTGACCGCAAACTGGATCAGCGGGATGACGTAGAGCGCGCAAAGGCAGCCAGCATCCTGGCGCGTGTCAAACGACTGCTGGAACAAAAGCCCAAGAACAAAAACAAGCTTTACAGCCTGCACGCCCCGGAGGTTGAGTGCATTTCCAAAGGCAAGGCGCGCCAGCCGTATGAATTTGGGGTCAAAGTCACCGTCGCCACCACGCACAAGGAAGGTCTGGTGGTTGGCATGCGCAGTTTGCCTGGCAACCCCTACGATGGTCATACGCTGCCGGAAGCCATTGAGCAGGTGAGCATTCTCACTGCGCAAAAGCCAAAGGCCGTGTTTGTCGACAAGGGCTATCGGGGCATCAGTGTCGATGGCGTGACCATCTGGCGCAATGGACAGAAGCGCGGCGTCACCCCTTCAATCCGGAAAGCAATTCATCGAAGAAGTGCCGTTGAACCTGCGATTGGGCACATGAAAAACGATGGCAAGCTGCGACGGAACTGGCTCAAGGGCAGTCTCGGTGATGCCTTGAATGCTGTGCTTTGCGGCGCCGGGATCCTGAGAGCCATCCGGCTTTTTTACGTCTGGATGTTGTGCTTCGCAATAGCCGGCGCCGGTCGTCGGCCATCATCGCGCCCGGAATTCCCTCGCTTCGCCGTGATTTGA
- a CDS encoding DUF5691 domain-containing protein translates to MKLLHELATQVLLGSERRPPCLPQLSGALGELLLAACPPEDSNEVRVLRYAGSLAVCAAAGYVPALAEDALPEACLAEERLTVDHPVLGATLQQILADGPDPLRREAFGRLASTGRCLPPGLLPRALTLGQKTPDLRPALLAVLGRRGQWLAPLNPAWTWAVGGADPIADPTLWDHGSPEQRKLLLDKVRKNDPGQARALLQDGFSQLEARERASLLESMGCGLASADEDFLETLLADRSKEVRQRAANLLACLPGSRYSTRMTGRMAACLGEERKLFRTVRTLEAPTSFGAGWKDDALEEGRAKGESLGERAWWLYQIARALPLAWWLETTGLSPAELIKWVRGTDWSEAMLRAWSEALQRQPDARWAAEFLVNAESLNLPLNIFELLAGLPVREREQHWLVLLQTGLRHFSQGDLLARLVENFSASGEEMSEEFSRRVLAEVRQLVNQPTNINSGIYRICQVLPELVCLIPSGCFADAAEGWPVGRPETEYFSKTLARILAILEQRKILHQILR, encoded by the coding sequence ATGAAGCTCCTGCACGAACTGGCCACCCAGGTCTTGCTCGGCAGCGAACGCCGCCCTCCCTGCTTGCCCCAGTTGTCGGGTGCTCTCGGCGAATTACTGCTGGCTGCCTGCCCACCCGAAGACAGCAACGAAGTGCGCGTTCTGCGTTACGCCGGCAGCCTGGCTGTTTGCGCCGCAGCCGGCTATGTGCCGGCCCTTGCTGAGGACGCGCTGCCCGAGGCATGCCTGGCGGAAGAACGGCTTACGGTAGACCACCCAGTACTTGGGGCGACGCTGCAACAAATACTCGCGGATGGCCCCGATCCATTGCGCCGTGAGGCCTTCGGCCGACTGGCGAGCACCGGTCGTTGCTTGCCGCCGGGCTTGCTGCCGCGAGCCCTGACCTTGGGCCAGAAAACCCCCGATTTGCGGCCGGCGCTCCTCGCTGTACTGGGTCGGCGCGGCCAATGGCTGGCGCCGCTCAATCCAGCCTGGACCTGGGCCGTAGGCGGCGCCGACCCGATAGCTGACCCGACCCTTTGGGATCATGGCAGCCCGGAACAACGCAAGCTGCTGCTCGACAAAGTGCGCAAGAACGATCCGGGCCAGGCCCGTGCGCTGTTGCAGGATGGATTTTCCCAGCTCGAAGCGCGCGAGCGGGCCAGTCTACTGGAGTCGATGGGGTGCGGATTGGCTAGCGCCGACGAGGACTTCCTCGAAACGCTGCTTGCCGACCGCAGCAAGGAAGTACGCCAGCGCGCCGCCAACCTGCTGGCCTGCCTGCCAGGTAGCCGCTACAGCACGCGCATGACCGGGCGCATGGCGGCCTGCCTTGGCGAGGAACGCAAACTGTTCCGCACCGTGCGCACCCTGGAAGCGCCGACTTCTTTCGGCGCGGGCTGGAAGGACGATGCCCTGGAAGAAGGCCGCGCGAAGGGCGAAAGTCTGGGCGAACGAGCCTGGTGGCTCTACCAGATTGCCCGCGCCTTGCCCCTGGCCTGGTGGTTGGAAACGACGGGCCTGTCGCCAGCCGAGTTGATCAAGTGGGTCCGTGGCACGGACTGGAGCGAAGCCATGCTGCGAGCCTGGAGCGAAGCCTTGCAGCGCCAGCCGGACGCACGCTGGGCCGCGGAATTCTTGGTCAACGCCGAATCCCTCAACCTGCCACTCAATATTTTCGAACTGCTGGCCGGCCTGCCGGTGCGGGAACGCGAACAGCACTGGCTGGTGCTTTTGCAGACCGGGCTGCGCCACTTCAGCCAAGGTGACCTGCTGGCTCGCCTGGTCGAGAATTTTTCCGCGAGCGGCGAAGAAATGTCCGAAGAATTTTCTCGCCGCGTCCTGGCCGAGGTCCGCCAACTGGTGAACCAACCCACCAATATCAACAGCGGGATATACCGGATCTGCCAAGTCCTGCCCGAACTGGTCTGCCTGATTCCGTCGGGCTGTTTCGCCGATGCCGCGGAAGGCTGGCCGGTCGGCCGCCCGGAAACAGAGTACTTCAGCAAGACTTTGGCCCGCATCCTGGCCATCCTCGAACAACGAAAAATCCTCCACCAAATTCTCAGATAG
- a CDS encoding phospholipase D-like domain-containing protein — protein MANEWHVEGNNPRAKFTLRIHRGESMVLLAMDWKEPQPPNDFVGFAIEYKEPQGDRYFALNNRLGFRTAQGAVDGRTLSTKESPLQKFRWVHFPRNAELGGAFTYRVSPVFMADDDRLSYGDYQEASLELGRVTIEGELNVAFTRGFVSSQAFVERYAKTAAEMATLLPRKADEGLHFQPQHANAQKALEWMGFEAREALLSLLDEALHDASATVRVVAYDLNEPEVVNRLVALGPRLRIIIDNSPDHSKAGSAENESELRLVASAGRDQVQRQHMQGLQHNKTIVVDGSKSQSVACGSTNFSWRAFYVQANNAVVLRGKKAVAVFGAAFEEYWKNSVSGFEQSVSASQWHDLGLPSVDAQVTFSPHNSGHGFLNEIANDIRDHTTSNLFFSLAFLYQTKGAMKNAILKLTADNDIFMYGMSDQEVGGLDVLEPSGNVIVVRPEELGKGVPEPFKSEPTGGKGIRMHHKFIVMDFGTPNARVYTGSYNFSIPADGANGENLLVFRHPRVVTAYVVEALRLFDHYQFRISSARAKGAGKDLALRRPPRKEGEEPWWADYYNDPRKIKDRKLFA, from the coding sequence ATGGCGAACGAATGGCACGTAGAAGGCAATAATCCCCGGGCGAAATTCACGCTCAGGATCCACCGCGGCGAAAGCATGGTGTTGCTGGCGATGGACTGGAAGGAACCGCAGCCGCCGAACGACTTCGTCGGCTTCGCCATCGAATACAAGGAACCCCAGGGTGATCGCTATTTCGCGCTGAACAATCGACTCGGATTTCGCACGGCCCAGGGCGCGGTCGACGGCAGGACGCTGTCGACGAAGGAGTCGCCGCTGCAGAAATTCCGCTGGGTGCATTTCCCGCGCAATGCCGAGCTCGGCGGCGCGTTCACCTACCGGGTCAGTCCGGTCTTCATGGCCGATGACGACAGGCTGAGCTACGGCGATTACCAGGAAGCATCCCTCGAACTCGGGCGGGTCACCATCGAAGGTGAGCTGAACGTGGCCTTCACGCGGGGCTTCGTGTCGTCGCAGGCTTTCGTCGAAAGATACGCGAAGACCGCCGCCGAGATGGCGACTCTGCTGCCACGCAAGGCAGATGAGGGCCTGCACTTCCAGCCCCAACACGCAAACGCCCAGAAGGCCCTGGAGTGGATGGGCTTCGAGGCCCGCGAAGCGCTGCTGAGCCTGCTCGACGAAGCGCTGCACGACGCGAGTGCCACGGTGCGCGTCGTTGCCTATGACCTGAACGAACCCGAGGTCGTCAATCGCCTGGTCGCGCTGGGGCCGCGGCTGCGCATCATCATCGACAACAGCCCGGACCATTCAAAGGCCGGCTCGGCCGAAAACGAGTCGGAGCTTCGCCTGGTGGCTTCGGCCGGCCGCGATCAAGTCCAGCGGCAGCACATGCAGGGCCTGCAACACAATAAGACTATCGTGGTTGACGGCAGCAAGTCCCAGTCGGTGGCGTGCGGTTCGACGAATTTCAGCTGGCGAGCCTTCTACGTGCAGGCCAACAACGCGGTCGTGCTGCGCGGGAAAAAGGCGGTTGCAGTCTTTGGCGCTGCCTTCGAAGAATATTGGAAGAACAGCGTGTCCGGGTTCGAGCAGTCGGTCTCGGCGTCGCAGTGGCACGACCTTGGTTTGCCGTCGGTCGATGCGCAAGTTACCTTTTCGCCGCATAACTCAGGTCACGGCTTTCTCAATGAGATCGCCAACGACATCCGTGACCACACCACGTCAAATCTGTTCTTTTCACTCGCGTTCCTGTACCAGACGAAAGGCGCGATGAAAAATGCCATCCTGAAACTCACCGCAGACAACGACATCTTCATGTACGGCATGTCAGACCAGGAGGTCGGCGGTTTGGATGTGCTTGAGCCCAGCGGAAATGTCATCGTGGTCAGGCCTGAGGAACTTGGCAAGGGCGTGCCCGAGCCTTTCAAATCCGAGCCGACCGGCGGCAAGGGCATCCGGATGCACCACAAGTTCATCGTGATGGACTTCGGCACGCCTAATGCGCGGGTGTACACTGGGTCCTACAACTTCTCCATCCCCGCCGACGGCGCGAACGGTGAGAACCTGCTGGTATTCCGCCATCCGCGAGTAGTGACCGCGTACGTTGTCGAAGCACTGCGCCTCTTTGATCACTACCAGTTCCGCATTTCATCGGCACGAGCCAAGGGTGCGGGCAAAGACCTTGCGCTGCGCCGCCCACCTCGAAAGGAAGGTGAAGAGCCGTGGTGGGCCGACTACTACAACGACCCGAGGAAGATCAAGGACAGGAAGCTGTTTGCCTAG
- a CDS encoding Wadjet anti-phage system protein JetD domain-containing protein, which translates to MNIEEKVISALWTLMGGRDFLQGKGLVGRVAKMAGIDPLEAKMTLGKLARKGITEGVSEHGEAFGRVSLTIEAPKREEPVSLIRWREALSAIKMDESEAAMLAPCHDRLEGFSDADMRDLASGLIGLKSAQETEKNTPRFVVSAKYLLGSSKMLGSLPTSSLKAFGIDISAFPDAIPQVVVAGSENPEAVLLIENPHSFEEAIAAGCSHKIALVVTYGYGLSRSGESYGNSLTEAVAQADRLVPLIRKGNPPSLKTLLGHPKILFWGDLDREGLRIYASLRKRLPALRVSALYLPMQEAMERGISHPYTKATAKEKQGTTERVPEDAMPLASICSDRGIDQEAVSREEIARLASMSLDEVGQGKCQR; encoded by the coding sequence ATGAACATAGAGGAAAAGGTCATCTCAGCCCTTTGGACTCTGATGGGCGGGCGGGACTTCCTGCAAGGCAAGGGGTTGGTCGGACGCGTTGCGAAAATGGCTGGTATCGACCCGTTGGAAGCCAAGATGACCTTGGGCAAGTTGGCACGCAAAGGAATCACCGAAGGTGTTTCGGAACACGGAGAAGCCTTTGGAAGGGTATCCCTGACGATTGAAGCCCCCAAACGCGAGGAGCCTGTCTCGCTCATCAGATGGCGAGAGGCTCTTAGTGCGATAAAAATGGACGAGAGCGAAGCGGCGATGCTTGCTCCCTGTCATGACAGGTTGGAGGGCTTTTCGGATGCCGACATGCGAGACCTTGCAAGCGGTCTGATAGGTCTCAAATCGGCTCAAGAAACGGAAAAGAACACGCCTCGCTTCGTCGTCTCGGCGAAGTATCTCCTTGGTTCATCTAAAATGCTCGGCAGCCTTCCTACCTCCTCCTTGAAAGCCTTCGGTATCGATATCAGCGCCTTCCCCGATGCCATTCCTCAAGTGGTTGTCGCCGGTTCTGAAAATCCAGAAGCGGTCTTGCTCATCGAGAACCCGCATTCATTCGAAGAAGCCATTGCCGCAGGGTGTTCCCACAAAATCGCCCTTGTCGTCACATACGGGTATGGGCTTTCCCGTTCAGGAGAGTCATACGGCAACAGCCTGACGGAAGCGGTCGCCCAAGCAGACAGACTTGTTCCTCTGATTAGAAAGGGCAATCCACCATCTCTGAAAACGCTCCTTGGACACCCCAAAATCCTGTTTTGGGGCGATTTGGATAGAGAGGGGCTACGCATCTACGCCAGCCTTCGTAAGAGGCTTCCAGCACTTCGGGTGAGTGCCCTATACCTCCCGATGCAGGAAGCGATGGAAAGAGGGATATCGCATCCATACACCAAGGCGACAGCCAAGGAAAAACAAGGAACGACGGAGCGTGTCCCCGAGGACGCAATGCCCTTGGCTTCCATCTGCTCGGATAGAGGCATCGACCAGGAAGCGGTTAGCCGCGAGGAAATCGCAAGGCTTGCCTCCATGTCCCTCGACGAGGTGGGGCAAGGGAAATGCCAACGATAG
- a CDS encoding transposase family protein: MPTIAKGKTEEGDKTILHVEITGEPSPCPSCGSSVVVGFGKRTQSVADIPENGKPVVLQVITRRFRCKDCGRSFYESVEGIAGNRRMTDRLVQWIRNEAPSRRFTKIAAESGLSEGTIRALLRASGDYERRKRE; the protein is encoded by the coding sequence ATGCCAACGATAGCAAAGGGAAAGACCGAGGAAGGCGACAAAACCATTCTCCATGTCGAGATAACGGGAGAACCATCGCCTTGCCCATCCTGTGGCTCCTCGGTGGTCGTGGGTTTCGGGAAACGAACCCAATCGGTCGCGGATATTCCCGAGAACGGAAAGCCCGTGGTGTTGCAGGTCATCACACGCCGCTTCCGTTGCAAGGATTGCGGACGCTCCTTCTATGAGAGCGTCGAAGGCATTGCAGGCAATCGGCGAATGACCGACAGGCTTGTCCAATGGATTAGGAACGAGGCTCCTTCACGGCGATTCACCAAAATCGCTGCGGAAAGCGGTCTTTCGGAAGGCACTATCAGAGCATTGCTTCGAGCCAGCGGGGATTACGAACGCCGGAAGCGAGAATGA
- a CDS encoding SWIM zinc finger family protein has protein sequence MMQLSAGEILQLSPDEASAKAAKSLVIRGKWPRLEFDEQAIWGECQGSGSKPYQVQVDKSGPAFRCSCPSRKFPCKHGLALLLLMAQNPANFSAAPAPAWVSEWLASRQQRAEKQETRIAEKREAPADPQAIARREGTRLQRMGGGLEELERWLNDRLRQGLAQLPGQTAIWEELARRMIDAQLPGLAFRLRRIGSRVGKTEDWPGHVLGSLGQLRLLIDAFRRLDNLPPAVQQDVRAALGMTIERESVLASGERLSDDWWVLGQAIDEEGALWMRRVWLQGRQSGRLAMLLDFAHGSRRFAQSYVTASNVNAELAFFPGNLPLRAIAVDDARLQPVKPLPVADSVDVALETLTRAVAANPWQSPHPLLVGDGVPCSGAWGWSLHGPGQRRLPLQVREEDGWQLLAASGGTPLAVFGEWDGEALRPLSAWREQVLWQEETEMA, from the coding sequence ATGATGCAGCTGAGCGCCGGCGAAATCCTGCAGCTTTCGCCCGACGAGGCTTCGGCCAAAGCGGCCAAGAGCTTGGTCATTCGCGGTAAATGGCCGCGTCTTGAATTCGACGAACAGGCGATCTGGGGCGAGTGCCAGGGTAGCGGTAGCAAACCTTATCAGGTGCAGGTCGACAAATCCGGCCCGGCCTTCCGGTGCTCTTGCCCGAGTCGCAAATTTCCCTGCAAGCATGGCTTGGCGCTCTTGCTGCTGATGGCGCAAAACCCCGCGAATTTTTCTGCGGCGCCCGCCCCAGCCTGGGTCAGTGAATGGCTGGCGTCGCGCCAGCAGCGGGCTGAAAAGCAGGAGACCAGGATCGCCGAAAAGCGCGAAGCGCCGGCCGATCCACAAGCGATAGCACGCCGCGAAGGGACTCGCCTGCAACGCATGGGCGGTGGCCTGGAAGAACTCGAGCGCTGGCTGAACGACCGCCTGCGCCAGGGCCTGGCGCAATTGCCCGGGCAAACAGCGATCTGGGAGGAACTGGCAAGGCGCATGATTGACGCCCAATTGCCGGGCTTGGCCTTCCGGCTGCGTCGTATCGGCAGCCGGGTCGGCAAGACCGAAGACTGGCCGGGCCACGTGCTGGGCAGCCTGGGCCAGTTACGGCTGCTGATCGACGCCTTTCGGCGTCTCGACAACCTGCCGCCCGCCGTACAACAGGATGTGCGCGCCGCCCTCGGCATGACCATCGAGCGCGAGAGCGTGCTGGCCAGCGGCGAGCGGCTAAGCGACGACTGGTGGGTACTCGGCCAGGCCATCGACGAGGAAGGGGCTCTGTGGATGCGCCGGGTCTGGCTACAGGGTCGGCAATCGGGACGCCTGGCCATGCTGCTCGACTTCGCCCACGGCAGCCGCCGCTTTGCCCAGAGCTATGTCACGGCAAGTAACGTGAATGCCGAGCTGGCTTTTTTTCCCGGCAACCTGCCGCTGCGGGCGATTGCAGTGGACGATGCACGACTGCAACCGGTCAAGCCGCTCCCGGTCGCCGACAGCGTCGATGTGGCCCTTGAGACACTCACCCGGGCTGTTGCTGCTAATCCCTGGCAATCGCCACATCCACTGCTGGTCGGTGACGGCGTACCGTGCTCCGGCGCCTGGGGCTGGTCGCTCCATGGCCCCGGCCAGCGCCGCCTGCCTTTGCAAGTGCGCGAAGAGGACGGCTGGCAGCTGCTCGCGGCGAGCGGCGGCACGCCGCTCGCTGTGTTCGGCGAATGGGATGGCGAAGCCCTGCGACCACTCAGCGCCTGGCGAGAGCAAGTGCTCTGGCAGGAAGAAACGGAGATGGCATGA
- a CDS encoding ATP-binding protein — MSQILRQHAEQQFAEELEELKKADSRERPENWMLSPWAVAEYLMGGKLANGFQVSAKYIGNRRLMETAIATLATDRALLLFGVPGTAKSWVSEHLAAAVSGDSTMLIQGTAGTSEEQLRYGWNYAELLAKGPSKAALVPSPLMRAMEQGKTARVEELTRIPADVQDTLITILSEKSLPVPELGIEAQAVRGFNVIATANNRDKGINELSSALKRRFNTVILPVPASEAEEVSIVTKRVAELGRALQLPGEPPALKEVRRVVQIFRELRNGQTEDGKTKLKASSATLSTAEAISVINSGMALAGHFGDGVLRAGDIAASLVGAIVKDPVQDTVVWREYQETVMKERSDWKDLYRACREQD; from the coding sequence ATGAGCCAAATCCTGCGCCAGCATGCCGAACAACAATTTGCCGAGGAACTCGAAGAACTGAAAAAGGCCGATAGCCGCGAGCGGCCGGAAAACTGGATGCTTTCGCCATGGGCGGTGGCCGAATACCTGATGGGTGGCAAGCTGGCCAATGGCTTCCAGGTCAGTGCCAAGTACATCGGCAACCGGCGCTTGATGGAGACCGCCATCGCCACGCTGGCCACTGACCGCGCACTGCTGCTGTTTGGCGTGCCGGGCACCGCCAAGTCCTGGGTCTCGGAACATTTGGCGGCGGCCGTCAGCGGTGATTCGACCATGCTCATCCAGGGCACCGCCGGGACCAGCGAAGAACAGCTGCGCTACGGCTGGAACTACGCTGAACTACTGGCCAAGGGGCCTTCGAAAGCGGCCTTGGTGCCGAGCCCGCTGATGCGCGCCATGGAACAGGGCAAGACAGCCCGCGTCGAAGAGCTGACACGGATCCCGGCCGATGTGCAGGACACCCTGATTACCATCCTTTCCGAAAAATCGCTGCCGGTACCCGAGTTGGGGATCGAGGCGCAGGCGGTGCGCGGCTTCAATGTCATCGCCACCGCCAACAATCGCGACAAAGGTATCAACGAACTGTCCAGCGCGCTGAAACGGCGCTTCAATACGGTCATCCTGCCGGTGCCGGCCAGCGAGGCAGAGGAAGTCAGTATCGTCACCAAACGCGTTGCCGAACTTGGCCGGGCTCTGCAACTGCCGGGCGAACCGCCAGCCTTGAAGGAAGTGCGCCGAGTCGTGCAGATATTCCGCGAATTGCGCAACGGCCAGACCGAAGATGGCAAGACCAAGCTCAAAGCCTCGAGCGCCACCCTGAGCACGGCCGAGGCGATTTCGGTGATCAACAGCGGCATGGCACTGGCCGGGCATTTCGGCGACGGCGTGCTGCGCGCCGGCGACATCGCGGCCAGCCTGGTCGGCGCCATCGTCAAGGACCCGGTTCAGGACACCGTGGTCTGGCGCGAATACCAGGAAACGGTCATGAAGGAACGCAGCGACTGGAAGGATCTCTACCGCGCCTGCCGGGAACAGGACTAG
- a CDS encoding M15 family metallopeptidase → MRIEEIIEAVQQVLGIDIDGKAGPQTWNAIYERLVEKKINAQNPSDSISPVDSRSEKVIATLLPQVQPIARALVQKASLAGVTIKIISGLRTYAEQDALYDQGRTTPGSVVTNARGGYSNHNFGIAFDVGVFEGAKYLPDSPKYKAVGALGVDLGLDWGGNWKTIVDQPHFQLRPTWAADITEKQMLAELRSRLGDGRAVYA, encoded by the coding sequence ATGCGTATTGAAGAAATAATTGAAGCAGTTCAGCAAGTACTCGGAATCGATATTGATGGCAAGGCGGGTCCGCAAACCTGGAACGCTATCTACGAGCGCTTAGTCGAGAAAAAGATAAATGCTCAGAATCCATCGGATTCCATTTCTCCAGTGGATAGTCGTAGCGAAAAGGTAATCGCCACACTATTGCCTCAGGTGCAGCCGATTGCCCGTGCGCTCGTGCAGAAGGCCTCATTAGCTGGAGTTACAATCAAAATCATCAGTGGCTTGCGAACCTATGCGGAACAAGATGCTCTGTATGATCAAGGACGGACAACCCCGGGGAGTGTCGTAACGAATGCGCGAGGTGGATACTCCAATCACAACTTTGGTATTGCGTTTGATGTTGGAGTTTTCGAAGGGGCCAAGTACTTGCCTGACTCGCCCAAGTACAAAGCTGTCGGTGCGTTGGGAGTAGATTTGGGTCTTGATTGGGGCGGTAACTGGAAAACAATCGTTGATCAGCCCCACTTTCAGCTAAGACCAACGTGGGCGGCTGATATTACCGAGAAGCAGATGCTCGCCGAACTGCGTTCAAGGCTGGGCGACGGAAGAGCTGTCTACGCTTAG
- a CDS encoding deoxyguanosinetriphosphate triphosphohydrolase, which yields MNKMNWERLLSGKRLGKLNQPVEFGGARTPFQRDFDRILFSSAFRRLQDKTQVFPLAKDDYVRTRLTHSLEVSSVGRSLGVMVGDEIIKRNSDLKNIGITAADFGTVVAAAGLAHDIGNPPFGHAGESAIQYWFRSPPADKFLSGRGLDDVRRADLQCFEGNAQGFRLLTKTETPDQPGGMQLTAAVLGSFVKYPRLSIASENASTGVSGKKFGFVAEDFPRFEEIAKKLGLIQKSENAWYRHPLAFLMEAADDICYRVMDVEDGFRTGNLSFSEVQPLFANILIEKDMARAETIPLEKHRIEFFRAKAIHIAIEEVVVAFLEREGSILSGSFDDDLMNHISHAHAYKEFQTLARKKVYSAAPVVEIEACGFKVIGGLLDVFLTAIDDYASLGRGCSSMSTTILKLMPELPCEGMDYYSRVLAVTDFVSGMADSYALRTYQRIHGISLP from the coding sequence ATGAATAAGATGAACTGGGAACGCCTGCTCTCCGGTAAACGGCTAGGGAAGCTTAATCAGCCGGTAGAGTTTGGCGGGGCGAGAACTCCTTTTCAACGGGATTTCGACCGAATTTTGTTCTCCTCGGCCTTTCGGCGTCTTCAGGACAAGACTCAGGTCTTTCCTCTCGCCAAAGACGATTACGTTAGAACGCGACTGACGCACAGCTTGGAGGTTTCCTCTGTAGGCCGCTCATTGGGGGTAATGGTTGGCGATGAAATCATCAAGCGAAACTCAGACCTGAAAAACATAGGTATTACCGCAGCAGACTTTGGAACCGTAGTCGCGGCAGCAGGCCTTGCTCACGATATTGGCAATCCACCGTTTGGCCATGCTGGTGAGTCAGCAATTCAGTACTGGTTCCGAAGTCCCCCTGCGGACAAATTTCTGTCCGGCAGAGGGCTGGATGATGTTCGCAGAGCCGATTTGCAATGCTTTGAGGGTAACGCCCAAGGATTTCGCCTTTTAACGAAAACGGAAACGCCTGACCAACCAGGTGGAATGCAGTTGACCGCTGCCGTATTAGGCAGCTTCGTTAAATACCCACGGTTGTCTATTGCCTCAGAGAATGCATCAACAGGGGTTAGCGGAAAGAAATTCGGATTTGTGGCCGAAGATTTCCCGCGCTTTGAAGAAATTGCGAAAAAGCTTGGACTGATTCAAAAATCTGAGAATGCATGGTATCGGCATCCATTGGCCTTTTTGATGGAGGCCGCAGACGATATTTGTTATCGAGTAATGGACGTTGAAGATGGGTTCCGTACAGGAAATTTATCTTTCAGCGAGGTCCAGCCACTGTTTGCCAACATCCTGATTGAAAAGGATATGGCTAGGGCCGAAACAATTCCATTGGAGAAACATCGGATTGAGTTTTTCAGGGCTAAAGCGATACATATTGCTATTGAAGAGGTGGTTGTCGCTTTTCTGGAAAGGGAAGGCAGCATTCTTAGCGGAAGCTTTGATGATGACCTGATGAATCACATCTCCCATGCCCATGCGTACAAGGAATTTCAGACCCTCGCTCGGAAAAAAGTGTACTCGGCTGCTCCTGTCGTTGAAATCGAGGCATGCGGTTTCAAAGTTATAGGTGGCTTGTTGGATGTCTTCTTAACTGCAATTGATGACTATGCCAGCCTTGGTCGTGGATGCAGTTCTATGTCTACAACCATTCTGAAGCTGATGCCGGAGTTGCCCTGTGAAGGCATGGATTATTATTCGCGAGTATTGGCTGTTACGGATTTTGTTTCTGGTATGGCTGACTCCTATGCTCTTCGAACCTATCAACGAATTCACGGTATTAGCCTTCCTTAA